The nucleotide sequence CGCCGCCGCCGACGGGCCCCAGCATCCTTCCCGCCTGCACGGCTCCGCCCATGACGCCCTGGAAGAGTCCTGCCCGGTGGGCCGGCGCGATCTCGGCCACGGCCGCCGGGAGCGCCGGGAGCACCAGCATCTCGCCCAGCGTCAGGATCGCCATGCCGGCTACGAACCCCTCGTAGCGGGGCACCTGCCAGACGAGGAGGAAGGCGGCGGCGAACAGGCTCGTCCCCGCGATCATCTGGCCGGGCAGGCTCTTCAGCCACCGGCGCACGACCCCCACGATCAGCGGCTGGCCGAACACGATGATGAGGCCGTTGAGGGTCCAGAGCATGCCGTACGAGGAGAGGGAGTATCCGAGCTCCCGCATGTAGACGGAGATGACGGCCTGCCACTGGCTGTACGCCATCCAGATCAGCGCGACCCCCATGGCAATGAGGCCGAGCGCGGCCAGCGCGCGGCCAGGAGCCTCCCGGTCGAGCGAGCCGCTCGAGCCCGCCGCTGCCTTTGCCGGCCGCGGTCGCCGCAGCCGGGGACCGCCGCGCGCCGGCGCAAGGGTAGCCGGTAAGGAGCGCCACACGACCGCCCCGTAGCCCAGGGCTGCCGCGGCGTTGACCAGAAAGGCAGCGGTGAACGAGCGTTCGGCGACCACGCCTCCCAGCGCCGTCCCGACGGCGACGCCTGCATTACGGGCGACGTAGAGGAAGTTGAAGCCCTTGCGCCCTCCCTCCGGCCAGACGCGGGCCAACAGCGCGCTCTGAGCCGGATCGAGCAGGCCGTAGGCGAAGCCGTTGAGCCCCATGGCGACCACGTAGACGGACCATATCCGCACGAGGCCGATCACCGCCAGCATCGCTCCGGCCAGGACCAGGGCCGCCAGCATGACCCCTCTGGGCCCCACCCAATCGAAGAGCGCCCCGCCGGCCAGCTGGCCGGCCAGCCCTGCTCCGGACGAGAGCAGCAGCACCAGCCCCGCCACCACCAGGGGCTTGCCCAGGGCGAAGTGGATGTACACCGTGTTGATGGGCCATACGAACGACGAACCCACGGTCAGCACGAAACCGCCCAGCGCCA is from Limnochorda sp. L945t and encodes:
- a CDS encoding MFS transporter; this encodes MLWVLALGGFVLTVGSSFVWPINTVYIHFALGKPLVVAGLVLLLSSGAGLAGQLAGGALFDWVGPRGVMLAALVLAGAMLAVIGLVRIWSVYVVAMGLNGFAYGLLDPAQSALLARVWPEGGRKGFNFLYVARNAGVAVGTALGGVVAERSFTAAFLVNAAAALGYGAVVWRSLPATLAPARGGPRLRRPRPAKAAAGSSGSLDREAPGRALAALGLIAMGVALIWMAYSQWQAVISVYMRELGYSLSSYGMLWTLNGLIIVFGQPLIVGVVRRWLKSLPGQMIAGTSLFAAAFLLVWQVPRYEGFVAGMAILTLGEMLVLPALPAAVAEIAPAHRAGLFQGVMGGAVQAGRMLGPVGGGAMYDRWSPPGVLAAAAGACAVAATAFMGYRATWRGRPSPSATGGAAVAGETPNR